A genomic region of Anopheles coustani chromosome 3, idAnoCousDA_361_x.2, whole genome shotgun sequence contains the following coding sequences:
- the LOC131258533 gene encoding uncharacterized protein LOC131258533 encodes MENPDGGAVVQMAKVKTDDLPEGLVLVSSGDEGGPQEEQEEDEQEEGEIQDDEDDVEPGNGQVGTGQSIQQLELEDISSEEESNIRERMAALEAMDKEVGLIHQISSRSAYDYLNSRDGMYGKENYFHYYEPRQQQRYSNTGHKSAKITAAKKQDNRREASKHERIAAHKRHLEKTKEKAKRCSHKKHKKRKHVSSSPSPERHMVSSDSEPEATVDREYLKIACATENVRKGDTAHASKNPLKRKLLLMTPRSREKSKKKVSVPAEKREKVVQMVIDSSSESEPDEDGREEEELQLRLLALRTKPIVKAAGLNELIPDLPEIPSPPPPPSLDTTPEDELPSEHMPFGPENNVTEEQKLRLIALKSAYLKKHETRLRRKEQDAERPYSPSDDLVLSPVRDGPPVYDELDNDLYSVGKASVEIVDDDNDVEIIEAPCELIALDDTEDEDGEEGGKDMEISSVDSPTVRDSAEQGNEDSQHPIDMELASSEQSSEPFPESLRSDIRPHSMLLMGADSCDSELFTRREKPPAQSPPMTPDSMEEAEAEALRHFLLTKMRQKQSQKPTVEEQVPMEETTTEEVTVGMVQPQKDESTLLDEPVGETFEQMPEELCSLSSPREEVSERMEEQESVIVECSTLPRTSAQVASQTVNSNLITLVNRTTSARKRRKKSQTIKSTGGMDSETVPSVFPSANKALAIATLPSATRPEPLKVSTVRTQKLVNNPNKLINLNQTISPSPPLLARNESPTIVDSFASKPVAKLVIQVGHSDSDSDVDFGSPTPNGEVETAASASGESPAGVPTAVRFEEQLDRFLKSVRSKASNTAFNSAENAKDGDHPESSSTEKGDVSTPKQQQAKGLANRAQVVANATVTSSAVKHLPKSAQMEYARLMARMAQLEQHKLARQQGRGPQERATTTNSEAATSPSKRRASFSEEGRTNKQMAKSPGRRKHLQSEAQAAVANPVSQDPIERKLQTIRASLPNLSEASRNRLLQTAEKQLEKHSGTLLQELEQHNATIYEAQHERRELFQIDSRIELLKEKLAILERAHEQQRQRSVDSFASLQESHRKVLASRKRAAELERMCFEIGQRIVGEEYQLPASPNGPVLQEQLRILATETRQLRAIRKPTLEEFKEQLLAKHRRKAIESSNAVPDKDDSQDQAQDHPEEGAHDDAEEEEEPALPQLQESEGTVVGVSLEREDPEEGEIVENDTSNGVFETDKLGEIQEEPAPESEPHPDNSEEQIEPIVPSMACDVQSAEDSVNDKSSAQESVEPNHVADQEQIVAIVVDEDTNNDAQSLKQATEEAVLEEVVEQTEATQPMDHTHEPIAFVKYTSPLLSLKQGVQHIPTGVLCPYELGGQCVDRECKFEHFNQQ; translated from the exons ATGGAGAATCCTGACGGAGGTGCTGTGGTGCAGATGGCGAAGGTGAAAACAGACGACCTTCCGGAGGGTCTGGTGTTGGTAAGCAGTGGTGATGAAGGTGGTCCACAGGAGGAGCAAGAGGAGGACGAGCAGGAAGAAGGTGAGATAcaggacgacgaagacgatgtGGAGCCGGGAAACGGCCAGGTCGGTACTGGTCAATCGATCCAGCAGCTGGAATTGGAGGACATTAGCTCGGAAGAAGAGTCGAACATTCGCGAGCGAATGGCCGCGCTGGAAGCGATGGACAAGGAGGTTGGGTTAATCCACCAAATATCGAGCCGCAGTGCGTACG ATTATTTGAATAGCCGGGATGGTATGTACGGGAAGGagaattattttcattactaTGAACCGCGCCAACAGCAACGTTACAGTAATACCGGCCACAAATCGGCAAAAATCACTGCTGCTAAGAAGCAGGACAATCGACGCGAGGCATCCAAGCACGAGCGAATAGCTGCCCATAAGCGTCATCTTGAAAAGACAAAAGAAAAGGCCAAACGTTGCTCACACAAGAAGCACAAAAAGCGCAAGCACGTATCGAGTTCCCCGTCGCCAGAACGTCATATGGTGTCGTCGGATTCCGAGCCAGAGGCGACGGTCGATCGAGAATACCTTAAGATTGCCTGTGCGACCGAAAATGTGCGCAAGGGTGACACTGCCCATGCTAGTAAAAATCCACTTAAACGCAAGCTATTACTTATGACACCCAGGTCTAGAGAGAAGAGCAAGAAAAAGGTATCCGTTCCTGCCGAAAAGCGCGAAAAAGTGGTGCAGATGGTCATTGATTCATCGTCCGAAAGCGAGCCCGATGAGGAcgggagggaggaggaggagctaCAACTTCGCCTGCTGGCGCTCCGTACCAAACCGATCGTGAAGGCAGCCGGTTTGAATGAATTGATTCCCGATCTGCCCGAGATTCCATCGCCACCTCCGCCACCGTCGTTGGACACGACGCCGGAAGATGAGTTGCCATCGGAACATATGCCCTTCGGGCCGGAAAACAATGTTACGGAGGAGCAAAAGCTTCGTTTGATTGCCCTCAAATCGGCGTACCtgaaaaaacacgaaacacgACTAAGGCGGAAGGAGCAGGACGCCGAAAGACCGTACTCGCCCAGCGATGACCTTGTTCTTAGCCCAGTCCGTGACGGGCCTCCCGTGTACGATGAGTTGGATAACGATTTGTACAGTGTCGGGAAAGCTTCGGTGGAGATTGTCGACGATGATAATGACGTCGAGATCATCGAGGCCCCCTGTGAGCTTATTGCCCTGGACGATACGGAGGATGAGGatggggaggagggaggaaaaGACATGGAGATAAGCTCGGTCGATAGTCCGACAGTCCGGGACTCGGCGGAGCAAGGGAACGAAGATTCGCAGCATCCGATTGACATGGAGCTGGCAAGCAGTGAACAAAGCAGTGAACCCTTTCCCGAAAGCTTACGGAGTGACATTAGACCGCACAGCATGCTACTCATGGGTGCCGATTCCTGTGACTCGGAGTTGTTCACACGCAGAGAGAAACCGCCGGCACAAAGCCCTCCGATGACACCGGATTCGATGGaggaagcggaagcggaagCGTTGAGACATTTCCTGCTGACGAAAATGCGTCAAAAGCAGAGCCAAAAACCGACGGTAGAAGAACAGGTTCCAATGGAAGAAACGACGACGGAAGAAGTTACTGTTGGGATGGTTCAGCCTCAGAAGGATGAGTCAACGTTGCTAGACGAACCGGTTGGAGAGACTTTCGAACAAATGCCAGAAGAACTGTGTAGTTTATCATCGCCTCGTGAGGAAGTATCGGAACGAATGGAAGAACAAGAGTCCGTGATCGTTGAATGTTCCACATTACCTCGAACGTCCGCGCAAGTGGCATCGCAAACGGTCAACTCAAATTTAATCACCCTCGTCAATCGAACCACTTCGGCCCGGAAGAGacgaaaaaaatctcaaacaaTCAAATCCACCGGCGGCATGGACTCCGAAACAGTCCCGTCAGTCTTCCCATCCGCCAATAAAGCGCTAGCCATCGCCACGTTGCCATCCGCCACGCGTCCCGAGCCGTTGAAGGTGTCAACGGTTCGCACGCAAAAGCTTGTAAATAATCCGAACAAATTGATCAACCTCAACCAAACCATATCACCGTCACCTCCGCTACTAGCGCGGAACGAATCCCCGACCATTGTGGATTCGTTCGCCTCGAAGCCGGTAGCAAAACTCGTCATCCAGGTGGGGCattccgattccgattcggATGTTGACTTTGGTTCACCGACGCCGAACGGTGAAGTCGAAACGGCTGCGTCGGCATCGGGCGAAAGCCCCGCAGGTGTGCCTACGGCGGTTCGGTTCGAGGAGCAACTTGATAGGTTTTTAAAAAGTGTACGAAGCAAAGCGAGCAACACTGCGTTTAATAGCGCAGAGAATGCCAAAGACGGTGACCATCCTGAAAGTAGTTCGACGGAGAAAGGTGATGTAAGCACTCCGAAGCAACAGCAGGCGAAGGGATTGGCGAATCGAGCTCAAGTCGTTGCCAACGCGACGGTTACATCTTCG GCTGTAAAACATCTTCCAAAATCCGCCCAGATGGAGTACGCTCGCCTGATGGCTCGTATGGCGCAGCTTGAACAACACAAGCTTGCCCGCCAGCAAGGCCGGGGTCCTCAGGAACGAGcgacaacaacaaacagtGAAGCCGCTACCTCACCCTCGAAACGACGGGCCTCTTTTAGTGAGGAAGGCAGAACGAACAAGCAAATGGCTAAGAGTCCGGGTAGACGAAAGCATTTGCAGAGTGAAGCGCAGGCTGCCGTCGCCAATCCAGTCAGTCAGGATCCGATCGAACGGAAGCTGCAGACAATACGTGCCAGCCTGCCGAACCTCTCCGAGGCGTCCCGAAATCGGTTGCTTCAAACGGCCGAGAAGCAGCTGGAAAAACACAG TGGAACTTTGCTGCAAGAGCTCGAGCAACATAACGCAACCATCTACGAGGCGCAGCACGAGCGCCGCGAGCTTTTCCAGATCGACAGCCGGATCGAGCTGCTGAAGGAAAAGCTGGCGATACTCGAGCGAGCGCACGAGCAGCAGCGACAACGGTCAGTGGACTCTTTTGCCAGCTTGCAGGAATCCCACCGGAAGGTACTGGCCAGCCGGAAGCGGGCAGCCGAATTGGAACGCATGTGCTTCGAAATCGGTCAGCGGATCGTTGGCGAGGAGTATCA ACTGCCCGCGTCACCGAATGGGCCTGTGCTGCAGGAACAACTTAGGATACTGGCGACGGAAACAAGACAACTGAGAGCCATCCGGAAGCCAACGCTGGAAGAGTTCAAGGAGCAACTGTTGGCCAAACACCGACGAAAAGCGATCGAGTCTTCCAACGCTGTGCCGGACAAGGATGACTCTCAGGACCAGGCTCAGGACCACCCAGAGGAGGGTGCTCACGATGAtgcggaagaagaagaagaacccgCACTTCCGCAGCTCCAAGAATCCGAAGGAACGGTCGTTGGAGTATCTCTGGAACGCGAAGATCCGGAGGAAGGAGAGATTGTAGAAAATGACACATCAAACGGGGTTTTTGAGACTGACAAGTTGGGAGAAATCCAAGAGGAGCCTGCTCCAGAAAGTGAACCACACCCGGATAATAGCGAAGAACAAATCGAACCAATCGTACCCTCTATGGCATGCGATGTACAATCTGCGGAGGATAGTGTGAATGATAAATCCTCTGCACAGGAAAGCGTTGAACCAAATCATGTGGCTGATCAAGAACAAATAGTAGCGATTGTTGTTGACGAAGACACAAACAATGACGCTCAATCGTTGAAACAGGCAACAGAAGAAGCTGTGCTTGAAGAAGTGGTGGAACAGACAGAGGCCACACAACCTATGGACCACACACATGAGCCAATAGCCTTTGTAAAGTACACGTCGCCGCTGCTATCACTGAAGCAAGG CGTGCAACACATTCCCACCGGTGTCCTTTGCCCGTACGAGCTCGGGGGCCAGTGCGTCGATCGTGAGTGTAAATTCGAACACTTTAATCAGCAGTGA
- the LOC131260900 gene encoding possible lysine-specific histone demethylase 1 has protein sequence MNGSTNKSEGAGRADDEQVPMVTVTLISDDSDVEMTDISVRGRAISESDEGRRTSRRKKTKVEYGDNGAKTGPRPGSACEGGSEQVTGDRVESSSQPPTPQKAKRRDAEEKPSSTEPDPNPYKEHLTGLDGAAFQSRLPVEKMTAAEAVCFPEIIKHGLLTQRVFLNVRNRILHMWIEDPTVQLTAENALKRMEPPFDSDPALVAKVHAFLERHGFINFGIFKRLKPLPVKKIAKVIVIGAGISGLAAAQQLQHFGFEVTVLEARDRVGGRIATFRKNAYTADLGAMVVTGIWGNPLTTISKQTGMEMCPIKSACPLYGAGGKPVPKHKDDMVEREFNRLLEATSYLSHQLDFNYAGNHPVSLGQALEWIIKLQEKHVKEKQVQHLSGIIALQKKLIENQTRLEETLQRIRELKVKTQELIDSKPPRGATPSSAKEGGGQDTSATDATSAKYFEHEFQLRVTIREEQLAWKEVERLRASQAEIEVKVKELENEQVSEVYLSSKDRQILDWHFANLEFANATPLNNLSLKHWDQDDDFEFIGSHTTVKNGYSCVPIALTENLDVRVNTAVTCIRYRPGGVEVTADLKSNSSSACYKADLVLCTLTLGILKVAIADDSRQLNTVRFDPPLPEWKQSAIRRLGFGNLNKVVLCFERIFWDANTNLFGHVGSTTASRGELFLFWHISQSPILLALVAGQSAAIMENVSDDVIVGRCIAVLKGIFGNSVVPQPKETVVTRWRADPWSRGSYSFVSVGSSGSDYDLLAAPVTPKVSQEAGGSSKQQTHDNNNGGTGVSDYDNEDDDNDESKPVGIPRLFFAGEHTIRNYPATVHGALLSGLREAGRIADYYLGFPNTYPAEPKDEPKK, from the coding sequence atgaatggaTCAACGAACAAAAGCGAAGGAGCGGGTCGTGCAGACGATGAGCAGGTTCCGATGGTGACGGTCACGTTGATCAGTGACGATTCCGATGTGGAGATGACCGATATTTCCGTGCGGGGCCGCGCAATTTCTGAATCAGACGAAGGACGACGTACCAGCAGGCGCAAGAAAACGAAGGTTGAGTACGGTGACAATGGTGCGAAAACGGGTCCCCGTCCAGGGAGTGCTTGCGAAGGAGGGTCGGAACAAGTGACCGGCGACCGGGTCGAATCATCATCGCAGCCACCGACACCGCAAAAGGCGAAGAGGCGGGATGCGGAGGAAAAACCCTCGTCCACCGAGCCCGACCCGAACCCGTACAAGGAACATCTGACCGGGCTGGACGGGGCAGCGTTTCAATCGCGTTTgccggtggaaaaaatgacCGCAGCGGAGGCTGTATGCTTTCCGGAAATCATTAAGCATGGCCTGCTTACGCAGCGTGTGTTTCTGAACGTGCGTAATCGCATCCTGCACATGTGGATCGAGGACCCGACGGTGCAGCTGACCGCGGAGAACGCCCTCAAACGGATGGAGCCCCCGTTCGACAGTGATCCGGCGCTGGTGGCCAAGGTGCACGCGTTCCTCGAGCGCCATGGGTTTATAAATTTTGGcattttcaaacgactcaaaCCACTGCCGGTGAAAAAGATCGCCAAGGTGATCGTAATCGGTGCGGGCATTTCGGGTCTTGCGGCTGCGCAACAGTTGCAGCACTTTGGCTTTGAAGTGACCGTATTGGAGGCACGCGATCGGGTTGGCGGGCGTATTGCTACCTTCCGCAAGAACGCGTACACGGCTGATCTTGGCGCGATGGTAGTTACCGGGATCTGGGGAAATCCGCTCACAACCATCAGCAAGCAGACGGGCATGGAGATGTGCCCGATCAAGAGCGCCTGCCCGCTGTACGGGGCCGGTGGGAAACCGGTGCCGAAACACAAGGACGACATGGTCGAGCGGGAGTTTAATCGCCTGCTGGAGGCCACCAGCTACCTTTCACATCAGCTCGATTTCAACTACGCCGGAAACCATCCCGTTTCGCTCGGCCAAGCGCTCGAGTGGATCATAAAACTGCAGGAAAAACACGTCAAAGAGAAACAGGTGCAACATCTCTCGGGGATCATTGCGCTGCAAAAGAAACTGATCGAAAACCAGACCCGCCTCGAGGAAACGCTCCAGCGGATACGGGAGCTAAAGGTTAAGACACAAGAGTTGATCGATTCGAAACCACCGAGGGGTGCGACCCCGAGTAGTGCGAAGGAAGGCGGTGGCCAGGATACGTCGGCAACCGATGCGACCAGCGCAAAGTATTTCGAGCACGAGTTTCAGCTGCGTGTCACCATCCGCGAGGAACAGCTAGCCTGGAAGGAGGTGGAGCGATTACGAGCGTCCCAGGCCGAGATCGAGGTGAAGGTGAAAGAGCTGGAAAACGAGCAAGTGTCCGAGGTGTACCTTTCGTCGAAGGACCGACAGATTCTCGACTGGCACTTTGCGAACCTGGAGTTTGCGAATGCGACCCCGCTGAACAATCTGTCGCTGAAACACTGGGACCAGGATGACGACTTTGAGTTTATCGGAAGCCACACGACGGTTAAAAATGGGTACTCTTGTGTGCCGATTGCGTTGACGGAAAATCTGGACGTGCGGGTCAACACGGCGGTCACCTGTATTCGCTATCGCCCCGGCGGGGTGGAAGTGACGGCCGATCTGAAGTCCAACAGCTCGTCAGCCTGCTACAAGGCCGATCTGGTCCTGTGTACGCTAACACTCGGCATACTGAAGGTGGCCATCGCGGACGATTCACGCCAGCTAAATACGGTCCGTTTCGATCCTCCGCTCCCCGAGTGGAAACAGTCCGCCATCCGAAGGCTCGGCTTCGGAAACCTGAACAAAGTGGTCCTCTGCTTCGAGCGTATCTTTTGGGATGCCAATACGAACCTCTTCGGGCACGTCGGCAGTACGACCGCCAGCCGGGGTGAACTTTTCCTCTTCTGGCATATCTCACAGTCGCCCATCTTGCTTGCCCTAGTCGCTGGCCAGTCGGCTGCCATCATGGAGAACGTCTCGGACGACGTGATCGTTGGGCGGTGCATCGCGGTACTGAAGGGAATCTTCGGGAATTCGGTCGTCCCACAGCCGAAAGAAACCGTCGTTACCCGATGGAGGGCGGACCCGTGGTCCCGTGGGTCCTACAGTTTCGTCTCGGTCGGCTCGTCCGGCAGCGACTACGATCTCTTGGCTGCCCCGGTCACCCCGAAGGTCTCACAGGAAGCAGGCGGCAGCAGCAAGCAGCAAACCCATGACAACAACAACGGTGGAACCGGCGTTTCAGATTACGacaacgaggacgacgacaacgacgaaagCAAACCGGTCGGCATTCCGCGGCTCTTCTTCGCCGGTGAGCACACGATCCGTAACTATCCGGCCACGGTGCACGGGGCGCTACTGAGCGGGTTGCGGGAAGCGGGACGAATCGCCGACTACTACCTTGGCTTCCCCAATACCTACCCGGCGGAACCGAAGGACGAGCCGAAAAAGTAG